The following proteins come from a genomic window of Candidatus Francisella endociliophora:
- the der gene encoding ribosome biogenesis GTPase Der — protein sequence MSFLVAIVGRANVGKSTLFNVLTNSRDALVFDFEGVTRDRQYGQAKYDGLDYLVVDTGGISDQDAGFDEFMAKQSEMAIDEANLVFFVVDGRSGITSGDEYVANLLRQRDKRVIVVVNKVDGVDEEGAMADFYSFGFDKVFAISAAHRRNTQKLVDKFLKKPLNEYYQDYTQSGEHKEQARHGIHYSLIGRPNVGKSTLTNRMLGEDRVVVFDMPGTTIDSVSIPFERHGKKYTIVDTAGVRKRGKVKQTLEKFSVVKTLQAIQDSNVVVAVVDARTGISDQDLSLIHFAIKNGRALVLAVNKWDGMSEEDKNQVKQDLKRKLFFLQDYVDIHFISALHGTNVGHIFESIDTAYECANKKVTTADATRLMQLAVEAHTPPMVGKFRIKLKYAHVGGHNPPVIVIHGNQVNKLPNSYKRYLENFFREALEFRGTPIAFEFKQSENPFADRKNKRAKDEGSKSKKAR from the coding sequence ATGTCTTTTTTAGTTGCAATAGTCGGTAGAGCAAATGTTGGGAAATCAACGCTCTTTAATGTACTGACAAACTCTCGTGATGCCCTAGTTTTTGACTTTGAAGGTGTTACTCGTGACCGTCAATATGGTCAGGCAAAATATGATGGTTTAGACTATCTTGTTGTTGATACCGGTGGTATATCTGATCAAGATGCTGGTTTTGACGAGTTCATGGCAAAGCAATCTGAAATGGCTATAGATGAAGCTAATTTGGTCTTTTTTGTAGTAGATGGTAGATCAGGTATTACATCAGGTGATGAGTATGTTGCTAATCTTTTACGTCAACGAGATAAAAGAGTTATTGTTGTCGTTAATAAGGTTGATGGTGTTGATGAAGAAGGTGCAATGGCAGACTTCTATAGTTTTGGCTTTGATAAGGTCTTTGCTATATCGGCAGCACATCGTAGAAACACTCAAAAGCTTGTAGATAAGTTTTTAAAAAAACCTTTGAATGAGTATTATCAAGACTATACACAGTCAGGCGAGCATAAAGAGCAAGCTCGTCATGGTATCCATTACTCTCTAATTGGTCGTCCGAATGTTGGTAAATCAACTCTTACAAATAGAATGTTGGGTGAAGATAGAGTGGTCGTATTTGATATGCCTGGTACGACTATTGATAGTGTTAGTATTCCTTTTGAGCGCCATGGTAAGAAGTATACTATTGTTGATACAGCAGGTGTACGTAAGAGAGGTAAAGTAAAACAAACTCTTGAGAAGTTCTCAGTTGTTAAAACTCTTCAAGCTATTCAAGATTCAAATGTTGTTGTAGCTGTAGTGGATGCTCGAACTGGTATATCAGATCAAGATTTGAGCTTGATACATTTTGCTATCAAAAATGGTAGAGCCTTAGTTTTAGCCGTCAATAAATGGGATGGCATGAGTGAAGAAGATAAAAATCAAGTTAAACAAGATCTAAAGAGGAAGCTATTTTTCTTACAAGATTATGTAGATATCCATTTTATTTCAGCACTACATGGTACAAATGTAGGACATATTTTTGAATCAATAGATACTGCTTATGAATGTGCAAATAAAAAAGTAACTACAGCAGATGCTACACGACTGATGCAATTAGCCGTTGAGGCACATACTCCTCCGATGGTTGGTAAATTTAGAATTAAGCTAAAATATGCACATGTTGGAGGACATAATCCTCCTGTAATTGTGATTCATGGAAATCAAGTAAACAAATTACCAAATTCATACAAAAGATATTTGGAAAACTTCTTTAGAGAAGCTTTAGAGTTTAGAGGAACACCTATAGCATTTGAGTTCAAGCAATCAGAAAATCCATTTGCAGATAGAAAAAATAAGAGAGCAAAAGATGAAGGCAGTAAGAGTAAGAAAGCTAGATAA
- a CDS encoding GNAT family N-acetyltransferase yields the protein MDFVILKGLEIDKFLNDVIDLRIKVFREYPYLYDGNLEYEREYFKDFIKDSTARVILVKDADKVVAVATSIALSNAHLCDDTHKPFVEKGYDVERFYYYGEIMIDQDYRNQGISKQIYQLREKEAKSLGFDKLCFATIIKDSDNIPADYFDPNKMWKSMGFVERLDMRVECSWPKIQADGSTKEQTSGLNFWIKEF from the coding sequence GTGGATTTTGTAATTCTTAAAGGCTTAGAAATAGATAAATTCTTAAATGATGTGATTGATCTTAGAATTAAGGTCTTCAGAGAATATCCTTATTTATATGATGGTAATCTTGAATACGAAAGAGAGTATTTTAAAGATTTTATAAAAGATTCAACAGCTAGAGTGATTTTGGTTAAAGACGCTGATAAAGTAGTAGCAGTGGCTACATCTATCGCATTATCAAATGCTCACTTATGTGATGATACTCATAAACCGTTTGTTGAAAAAGGCTATGATGTTGAGAGATTTTATTATTATGGTGAAATTATGATAGATCAGGACTATCGTAATCAAGGTATATCAAAGCAAATTTATCAACTTAGAGAGAAAGAGGCTAAGTCTTTGGGGTTTGATAAATTATGTTTTGCTACTATTATTAAAGATTCTGATAATATTCCAGCGGACTACTTTGATCCTAATAAAATGTGGAAATCAATGGGATTTGTAGAGCGCTTAGATATGCGGGTAGAATGTAGTTGGCCAAAGATACAAGCTGATGGCTCAACTAAAGAGCAGACTAGTGGCTTAAATTTCTGGATTAAAGAGTTTTGA
- a CDS encoding DUF3573 domain-containing protein translates to MFKRVITLIISFIFFGVSFSASKTSSVKKSEVDRLTSQIELLQAQIQELDNKQNNDDIVTEFGSHQEAQFREDISADHENDKIREQYLQEQIALGDSNDDKGVDVANQVKITTQGEVTYVGSFSSNNTVPIGQLPSNLFASSILRQRGFFNDYSIFFGGFIQADAQIWRGSDITMNNGSTFDGSGENVYLTSATLYFLANLGHYVTANLDFVADQYNNYDLQDAFVIFGNLDTTPVFVSVGKYRPSVGSYGGGGPWTNSITANMFRPLRVTNAAVNYKGDTANANFTLLDSKNHATFSLAYFDAVNFQDIAQVGFNIGYMHDIRGASGRFNFINKRVGEFNVDTAWSFNDIPFLPGSLNLGGGWATTTTQSTQFNGYSNAFAGAFTVQAAYAFKLFGSGQNINVSYGHSYNADNIPMPLSAEGSYFKAESGIKNQVLISTQRAFFDDNVLLGPEYSWQSLYNGQYMNTFTLDLSVYI, encoded by the coding sequence ATGTTTAAAAGAGTTATTACCCTAATAATATCTTTTATTTTCTTTGGTGTTAGTTTCTCAGCTAGCAAAACCTCTAGTGTTAAAAAGTCAGAAGTAGATAGACTTACAAGTCAAATTGAACTTCTTCAAGCACAGATACAAGAGCTTGATAATAAACAAAATAACGATGATATAGTAACTGAGTTTGGCTCTCATCAAGAGGCACAGTTTAGAGAAGATATAAGCGCAGATCATGAAAATGATAAAATCCGTGAGCAATATTTACAAGAGCAGATAGCATTAGGGGATTCTAATGATGATAAAGGTGTCGATGTTGCGAATCAGGTTAAGATCACTACTCAAGGTGAGGTTACCTATGTGGGATCATTTTCTAGTAATAATACTGTACCTATAGGTCAGTTACCAAGTAACCTTTTTGCATCAAGTATTTTACGCCAAAGAGGTTTTTTTAATGACTACTCAATTTTCTTTGGTGGGTTTATACAGGCGGATGCACAAATCTGGAGAGGTTCAGATATTACTATGAATAATGGTAGTACATTTGATGGTAGTGGTGAGAATGTATATCTGACTAGTGCAACTTTATATTTCTTAGCTAATTTAGGTCATTATGTAACAGCCAACCTTGATTTTGTTGCAGACCAATATAATAACTATGATTTACAAGATGCTTTTGTAATATTTGGTAATCTTGATACAACTCCAGTGTTTGTTTCTGTCGGTAAATATAGACCATCTGTTGGTTCGTATGGTGGTGGTGGACCATGGACAAATAGTATTACAGCAAATATGTTTCGCCCACTTAGGGTGACAAATGCGGCTGTTAATTATAAAGGAGATACTGCCAATGCTAACTTTACGCTTTTAGATTCAAAAAATCATGCGACTTTCTCATTAGCTTATTTTGATGCTGTTAATTTTCAGGATATTGCTCAAGTTGGTTTTAACATAGGATATATGCACGATATTCGTGGTGCTAGTGGAAGGTTTAATTTTATCAATAAAAGGGTTGGTGAATTTAATGTAGATACAGCATGGAGCTTTAATGATATCCCATTTTTACCAGGCAGTTTAAACCTAGGTGGCGGTTGGGCTACTACAACTACACAAAGCACACAGTTTAATGGTTATAGTAATGCCTTTGCAGGTGCTTTTACTGTTCAGGCAGCATATGCGTTTAAGTTATTTGGAAGTGGACAGAATATTAACGTCAGTTATGGACATTCATATAATGCTGATAATATACCAATGCCATTATCTGCTGAAGGGAGTTATTTTAAAGCAGAGTCGGGTATCAAAAATCAGGTTTTGATATCAACACAGAGAGCATTTTTTGATGATAATGTTTTATTAGGGCCAGAGTATTCTTGGCAAAGTCTTTATAATGGTCAATATATGAATACTTTCACACTTGATCTTTCAGTTTATATTTAA
- a CDS encoding DUF3573 domain-containing protein has translation MVRKLKKTCIVLGSVLACCGYAYSDDSPEVVSQGGPLGATSIGDQNIGSSKTNSKSSSQTQTTNSNQGNEQAANERELLLKLQEQVQQLQGQLQQIKAQKGGLQNTSNGSSQFTTYSSKVDGNKSPRSIAAAAGAGGDLSQALVGGESASDIMENVNASDSIVNLGDAPVGGVFNQNGGIDVGGAPAITTGGQITYLGAYSGNNSNPIGQISSNLFASTLLGQREKFDDYSVFFGGLIEADAQAWFGNSLPRAPVDGKTPPNSNANGQNIYLTGANLYFLSNLGHYVTAQFDFDTDESGSFGLGNAFVIFGNLDTSPFFVSAGRSKLSVGTYAGGGTWTSGITKFLSPGNVTNVAVNYKDQVWNANIAVFGSNDKRANFSTGLFYADSWTQNLVGAFNVGYVFNIAGAGNSSIGSALDNLTGHSEDNVGAFNVDGNLTYTIGGGFLNLGAGWATTSKKEDFNGTGEGVLSGAWYGAANYSLVLGGRSTNFGVTYGQSYNAKNIPMVTANASPSFGKSAVGIKEQLVFSAQRAYFDDNVLFGPEWAYQKLYTGQYMNTLTLDMSVYI, from the coding sequence GTGGTGCGTAAATTAAAGAAAACTTGTATTGTTTTAGGTAGTGTTTTAGCCTGTTGTGGCTATGCATATTCTGATGATTCTCCTGAGGTTGTTTCTCAAGGCGGACCACTTGGCGCAACAAGTATTGGTGACCAAAATATTGGAAGTAGTAAAACAAATTCTAAGTCAAGTTCTCAAACACAGACAACTAATAGTAATCAAGGGAATGAACAAGCTGCTAATGAAAGAGAGTTACTTTTAAAACTACAAGAGCAGGTTCAACAATTACAAGGTCAGTTACAGCAGATAAAAGCACAGAAAGGTGGCCTGCAAAATACTTCTAACGGTAGTTCGCAATTTACAACATATAGTTCAAAAGTAGATGGTAACAAAAGTCCTCGCTCAATTGCAGCAGCAGCTGGCGCAGGAGGTGATTTAAGTCAAGCTCTAGTTGGAGGTGAAAGTGCCTCTGATATTATGGAAAATGTCAATGCAAGTGACTCAATTGTAAATCTTGGTGATGCACCTGTTGGTGGTGTGTTTAATCAAAATGGAGGTATTGACGTTGGTGGTGCGCCTGCTATTACAACAGGAGGCCAGATTACATACTTAGGTGCCTACTCTGGTAACAACAGTAATCCTATTGGACAGATTTCATCAAACTTATTTGCTTCTACATTATTAGGCCAAAGAGAGAAGTTTGATGACTACTCGGTATTTTTTGGTGGTCTTATTGAGGCTGATGCCCAGGCGTGGTTTGGTAATAGTTTGCCAAGAGCTCCTGTTGATGGAAAAACTCCTCCAAATTCAAATGCTAATGGTCAAAATATATACCTAACTGGTGCAAACTTATACTTCCTGTCAAATCTTGGTCACTATGTAACAGCGCAATTTGATTTTGATACTGATGAGTCAGGATCTTTTGGGCTTGGGAATGCTTTTGTAATTTTTGGTAACTTAGATACTTCACCATTCTTCGTATCTGCTGGTAGAAGTAAGCTTTCTGTCGGTACATATGCCGGTGGTGGTACTTGGACATCTGGTATAACTAAATTCTTATCACCTGGTAATGTTACAAATGTAGCTGTTAACTATAAAGATCAAGTCTGGAACGCGAACATTGCTGTATTTGGTTCTAATGATAAGCGAGCGAATTTCTCTACGGGTCTTTTCTATGCTGATAGTTGGACTCAAAATTTAGTTGGAGCTTTTAACGTTGGTTATGTATTTAATATAGCTGGTGCAGGCAATTCATCTATAGGTTCAGCTCTAGATAATCTGACGGGACATTCAGAAGATAATGTCGGTGCCTTTAACGTTGATGGTAACTTGACTTATACAATTGGTGGCGGTTTCCTTAACTTAGGTGCAGGATGGGCGACCACCAGTAAGAAGGAAGACTTTAATGGCACTGGTGAGGGAGTTTTATCTGGTGCATGGTATGGCGCAGCCAACTATTCATTAGTTTTAGGAGGCAGAAGTACAAACTTTGGTGTTACTTATGGTCAGTCATATAACGCTAAAAATATACCAATGGTAACAGCAAATGCTTCTCCTAGTTTTGGTAAGAGTGCTGTTGGTATTAAAGAACAGCTTGTTTTCTCTGCTCAGAGGGCTTATTTTGATGATAATGTACTGTTCGGTCCAGAATGGGCTTACCAGAAGCTGTATACTGGACAGTATATGAATACACTTACTTTAGATATGTCGGTATATATCTAG
- a CDS encoding NAD-dependent malic enzyme — protein MERRGKKIRKLRNKNGKVFAIETNLTGRQLLNNRVLNKDVAFSVEERLAFNLLGYLPEKVESLEEQAIRVRRQFDAKPNSLEKYVFLNRLHDLNTTLFYHFVRENLEEVMPIIYTPTVGEAVQKYSSQFRKQNGLFISVNHKRHIAKMLERYEYNSIDLVLVTDGEAVLGIGDQGIGGMNISIGKIMVYVAASGIDPARVLPVQLDMGTNNDALINAPGYLGVRLPRISGETYDEFIEEFVTQVKARFPNVFLHWEDMGRDNATRILQHYKDRLCTFNDDIEGTGIVAAANCIAGVKTASTIKINAGELTAEEAISTICDIKIVIYGAGSAGCGIARQLADVIADRAGVSIERARESIYLVDRYGLVCDKLKTKRITPEQKPFVKTSEEINNWNVEDFDYITLEEAVKNAKCDILIGTSGQPGSFTEEIVRTMAENNSYPIIMPLSNPTSLCEALPEDIIKWTDGKALIAAGSPFPDVMYNGREYRISQGNNAFIFPGLGLGSVAVHAKTLTDGMIRAACYRLSELSPMVINEDITQPLLAKITDLVEVSREITKAVAKQAIFEGVHGVDIDLEDLDEEELDAEIEKLINLSSWTPTYAPYMPI, from the coding sequence ATGGAAAGACGCGGAAAAAAAATAAGAAAGTTACGTAATAAAAATGGAAAGGTTTTTGCAATAGAAACCAATCTTACAGGTAGGCAGCTACTAAACAACAGGGTGTTGAACAAAGATGTTGCCTTTAGTGTTGAGGAGAGATTAGCATTTAATCTTTTGGGGTATCTGCCAGAGAAAGTTGAAAGCCTTGAAGAGCAAGCTATTAGAGTTAGACGTCAGTTTGATGCAAAACCTAATTCTCTGGAAAAATATGTTTTCTTAAATAGACTTCATGATTTAAACACTACGCTTTTTTATCATTTCGTGCGTGAGAATTTAGAAGAAGTGATGCCTATTATATATACTCCTACGGTTGGTGAAGCTGTACAGAAATATAGTAGCCAATTTAGAAAGCAAAATGGTTTGTTTATATCTGTGAACCATAAAAGGCATATCGCTAAGATGCTAGAAAGATACGAATATAACAGTATAGATTTAGTTCTTGTAACTGATGGTGAAGCTGTACTTGGTATTGGTGATCAGGGTATTGGTGGTATGAACATTAGTATTGGTAAGATCATGGTTTATGTCGCTGCTAGTGGTATAGATCCAGCAAGAGTTTTACCTGTTCAGTTAGATATGGGAACAAACAATGATGCATTGATAAATGCTCCTGGGTATCTTGGTGTACGTTTGCCAAGAATTTCTGGTGAAACTTATGATGAATTTATCGAAGAGTTTGTGACTCAAGTTAAAGCAAGGTTTCCTAATGTCTTTTTACACTGGGAAGATATGGGACGTGATAATGCAACCCGTATTTTACAGCATTACAAAGATAGACTTTGTACATTTAATGATGATATTGAAGGTACTGGTATTGTTGCAGCAGCTAACTGTATCGCAGGCGTTAAAACTGCGAGTACAATTAAAATTAATGCCGGCGAATTAACTGCAGAGGAAGCTATAAGCACTATTTGTGACATTAAAATAGTAATTTATGGTGCAGGCAGTGCAGGCTGTGGTATTGCTAGGCAGCTTGCAGATGTAATTGCTGATAGAGCAGGTGTATCAATTGAAAGAGCTAGAGAAAGTATCTATCTGGTTGATAGATATGGTTTAGTGTGTGATAAGCTTAAGACTAAACGAATTACTCCAGAGCAAAAGCCTTTTGTGAAAACTAGTGAAGAGATCAATAACTGGAACGTTGAAGATTTTGACTATATAACTCTTGAAGAAGCTGTTAAAAATGCGAAATGTGATATTTTGATAGGAACTTCTGGACAACCAGGTTCATTTACGGAAGAGATTGTTAGAACTATGGCTGAAAATAATAGTTATCCTATTATTATGCCTTTATCAAACCCTACATCTCTATGTGAGGCTTTACCTGAAGATATAATCAAGTGGACAGATGGAAAAGCTTTAATAGCAGCTGGCAGTCCATTCCCAGATGTTATGTACAATGGTCGTGAATATCGTATTTCTCAAGGGAATAACGCGTTTATTTTCCCTGGTCTAGGGTTAGGCTCAGTTGCAGTTCATGCTAAAACTTTGACTGACGGTATGATTAGAGCAGCATGTTATCGTTTGAGTGAATTATCACCGATGGTTATCAATGAAGATATTACTCAGCCACTACTTGCTAAGATAACGGACTTAGTTGAAGTAAGTAGAGAAATCACAAAAGCTGTAGCAAAACAAGCTATATTTGAAGGTGTTCATGGGGTGGATATAGATCTAGAAGATCTAGATGAAGAAGAGCTTGATGCAGAGATTGAAAAATTGATTAATCTTTCTTCTTGGACTCCTACATATGCACCATATATGCCTATCTAG
- the ribF gene encoding bifunctional riboflavin kinase/FAD synthetase: MKIITNLNKTIDNTPKAVAIGSFDGVHSGHQAIISKLLNIAKTNNLSPYILFFEPLPKEFFLKEKAPLRIYDFRNKVINLNKFGIKNIICHKFDQKFANIEAQDFIEEFLVKKLNVKHIIVGDDFKFGKKRVGDYNLLKKFSTIHDFTVDKVSTLNIDNHRVSSSQIRQAITDHDLTQACKLIGQTLRFNSRVIHGQKNGRKIGFHTANQKLPKNSVLKGVYLSKVYLDDNTYYGVTNAGTRPTIDGKNNLLETHIFNFDKEIYGKHITTEIISFIRSEKKFNSFDELKSQITQDTETAKKLIS; encoded by the coding sequence ATGAAAATTATTACAAATTTAAATAAAACAATAGATAATACTCCCAAAGCTGTAGCAATAGGCTCATTTGATGGAGTACACTCAGGACATCAAGCAATAATTAGTAAACTGCTAAATATCGCTAAAACTAATAATTTGTCACCTTATATCCTTTTTTTTGAACCTTTACCAAAGGAATTTTTCTTGAAAGAAAAAGCTCCTCTTAGAATATATGATTTTAGAAATAAGGTCATAAACCTAAACAAGTTTGGTATCAAAAATATAATTTGCCACAAATTTGATCAAAAATTTGCAAATATTGAGGCTCAAGACTTCATTGAAGAGTTTTTGGTAAAAAAACTAAATGTAAAACACATAATTGTAGGTGATGATTTTAAATTTGGCAAAAAGCGTGTGGGGGATTATAACCTTCTTAAAAAATTCTCAACTATACACGATTTCACGGTTGATAAAGTTTCTACACTAAATATTGATAATCATCGTGTAAGTAGTAGCCAAATACGTCAAGCTATCACAGATCATGATTTAACCCAGGCTTGCAAACTGATTGGACAAACATTACGATTTAATTCTAGAGTAATTCATGGACAAAAAAATGGCAGAAAAATTGGCTTTCATACAGCAAACCAAAAATTACCTAAAAATTCCGTATTAAAAGGAGTATATCTATCTAAAGTCTACTTAGATGACAATACATACTATGGTGTAACCAATGCAGGCACCAGACCAACTATTGATGGAAAAAACAATTTACTAGAAACTCACATTTTTAATTTTGATAAAGAAATCTATGGTAAACATATAACTACAGAGATCATATCTTTCATTCGCTCTGAAAAGAAGTTCAACTCTTTTGATGAACTTAAATCTCAAATAACTCAAGATACAGAAACTGCAAAAAAATTAATTTCTTAA
- a CDS encoding YoaK family protein, whose translation MKNYISQPTSWIYIAAILLPFNGGYINAIALISFLQNSVGYVTGNLTSAGVFLADQEYLIFLRMLLLVIFFLGGAIISGLIIKKPHYNQDYSYPTNLGLQLTLVAIAILLLKYHIRYCEYLLAMSMGLQNAMTTYYGSAIIRTTHMTGTTTDLGLLIAYKIKNKKIAAWKFKLYVILILSFLLGSFIGALTFKEFHENSLYLSIAIYLTMIILYKKSYQES comes from the coding sequence ATGAAAAATTATATATCTCAGCCAACCTCATGGATTTATATAGCAGCTATCTTATTACCTTTTAATGGGGGCTATATTAACGCTATTGCTCTAATAAGTTTTTTACAAAATTCTGTAGGTTATGTAACAGGAAATCTAACTTCTGCTGGTGTTTTTCTAGCCGATCAAGAATATTTAATATTTCTAAGAATGCTTCTATTAGTTATATTTTTCTTAGGAGGCGCTATAATCAGTGGTTTAATAATAAAAAAACCTCATTACAATCAAGACTATAGTTACCCCACCAATCTAGGATTACAACTAACTTTAGTGGCTATTGCTATTTTGTTACTTAAATATCATATAAGGTACTGTGAATATCTACTTGCCATGAGCATGGGATTACAAAATGCTATGACGACTTACTATGGTTCTGCAATTATTAGAACTACTCATATGACAGGAACTACAACAGATCTAGGATTACTTATAGCTTATAAGATCAAGAATAAAAAAATTGCAGCCTGGAAATTTAAACTATATGTAATATTAATATTATCTTTTTTACTAGGCTCTTTTATTGGTGCTCTAACATTTAAAGAATTTCATGAAAACTCTCTCTACCTGTCTATAGCTATTTATTTAACTATGATTATTCTATATAAAAAGAGCTATCAAGAAAGTTAG